From the Halalkalicoccus sp. CGA53 genome, one window contains:
- a CDS encoding IMPACT family protein: MSDVYRTVAAPASARFEVRGSEFVGEIAPAASVGAAEAFVERVREQYDDASHAVPAYRVRDDPLREWSSDDGEPTGSAGKPALNVLQGEELENVACVVVRYFGGTKLGYGGLVRAYGRGVRGAVAATEVVEERPHTRIEIEAAYDDSGTVRGIVESAGYEFDAEYGERVALSVRVPIEEADALVDRLNDATSGRVEIDR, from the coding sequence ATGAGCGACGTCTACCGAACCGTCGCCGCACCCGCGAGCGCACGGTTCGAGGTCCGCGGCTCGGAGTTCGTCGGCGAGATCGCGCCGGCGGCGAGCGTCGGCGCTGCGGAGGCGTTCGTCGAACGAGTGCGAGAGCAGTACGACGACGCGAGCCACGCGGTGCCGGCGTACCGGGTGCGGGACGACCCACTGCGGGAGTGGTCGAGCGACGACGGCGAGCCGACCGGCTCGGCGGGCAAACCCGCGCTCAACGTGCTCCAGGGCGAAGAACTGGAGAACGTCGCCTGCGTCGTCGTGCGGTACTTCGGCGGGACGAAACTCGGCTACGGCGGGCTGGTCCGCGCGTACGGCCGGGGCGTACGCGGGGCGGTCGCCGCCACGGAGGTGGTCGAGGAACGCCCACACACCCGGATCGAGATCGAGGCGGCCTACGACGACTCGGGAACGGTGCGAGGGATCGTCGAGAGCGCGGGCTACGAGTTCGATGCGGAGTACGGCGAACGGGTCGCGCTCTCGGTGCGCGTCCCGATCGAGGAGGCCGACGCGCTGGTCGACCGGCTGAACGACGCGACGAGCGGTCGTGTCGAGATCGATCGGTGA